A region from the Drosophila mauritiana strain mau12 chromosome 2L, ASM438214v1, whole genome shotgun sequence genome encodes:
- the LOC117144247 gene encoding zinc finger protein Noc: MVVLEGGGGVVTIGNNQYLQPDYLAPLPTTMDAKKSPLALLAQTCSQIGADSSAVKPLLAMDKNKTKPGACSSSSNSSSSSSSAEISAAKSPSGQAKSPKSSTPISSTATSASLSNTSTGEIKLAFKPYETNVLSHQNQNSFKSSSSLEAEPTRPSSKNSSSAQERVPSRSKSNATPTDGGKAEISAHDSSSSRKTVSPSGSSQRGASPIVRSGMEVLNNANGTAQHPKEMSSMAAAAAAAAAAYKAAGPYGLNPLSALCCPPGMEQHANPAFRPPFAGGFSHHHAAMLAVAANGGYPGGAPGGGPAGQANPYISYQRIKTPAGGEAIVPVCKDPYCQGCPYSAHTQQMLMGAPCPAGCTQCEHQKYGLAMASAAGLPPAHPYSQAAAAAAANAAAARSAPYVCSWVVGDAYCGKRFQTSDELFSHLRTHTGNLSDPAAAAAALAQSQAQSLLGTLFPPSALRAGYPTPPLSPMSAAAAAARYHPYAKPPPGAMAGGPSPFGAAGAFNPAAAAAAAALGPYYSPYAMYGQRMGAAHQ, from the exons ATGGTTGTCTTGGAAGGAGGCGGCGGCGTTGTTACCATCGGTAACAACCAGTACCTTCAACCGGATTATCTGGCCCCATTGCCAACGACG ATGGACGCCAAAAAGAGTCCCTTGGCTCTGCTCGCACAGACTTGCTCCCAAATTGGAGCGGATTCGTCAGCAGTGAAACCCCTGCTGGCAATGGACAAGAACAAGACAAAGCCCGGAGCCTGCTCCTCGTCGTCGAACTCGTCGAGTTCCTCGAGCAGTGCTGAGATCTCGGCAGCCAAGTCGCCCTCCGGCCAGGCCAAATCGCCCAAGTCGAGCACTCCAATCAGCTCGACGGCAACCAGCGCAAGTCTGAGTAATACCAGCACCGGCGAAATCAAACTGGCCTTCAAGCCCTACGAGACCAATGTGCTGAGCCACCAGAACCAGAACTCCTTCAAGAGCAGCTCATCGCTGGAGGCGGAACCCACGCGTCCCAGCTCCAAGAACTCCTCGTCCGCCCAGGAGCGAGTGCCATCGCGCAGCAAATcaaatgccacgcccacagatGGCGGCAAGGCGGAGATTTCCGCGCACGATTCCTCATCCAGCCGAAAGACTGTCTCCCCGTCGGGATCGTCGCAACGCGGCGCCAGTCCCATTGTGCGCTCCGGCATGGAGGTGCTGAACAATGCCAACGGAACCGCCCAGCACCCCAAGGAGATGAGCAGCATGGctgcggcggcagcagcagcagcagcggcttACAAGGCCGCCGGACCCTATGGCCTGAATCCCCTGTCCGCCCTGTGCTGCCCGCCCGGAATGGAGCAGCACGCCAATCCCGCTTTCCGGCCACCGTTTGCCGGAGGATTCTCACACCATCACGCCGCCATGTTGGCAGTGGCCGCCAATGGAGGATATCCAGGCGGAGCTCCCGGCGGTGGACCAGCCGGACAGGCCAATCCGTATATCAGTTATCAGCGCATCAAGACACCAGCTGGCGGCGAGGCTATAGTGCCAGTTTGCAAGGATCCGTATTGCCAGGGATGTCCCTACTCGGCGCACACGCAACAAATGCTCATGGGCGCCCCCTGCCCCGCCGGATGCACACAGTGCGAGCATCAGAAATACGGCCTGGCCATGGCCAGTGCCGCCGGACTGCCACCAGCTCATCCATACTCGCAGGCAGCGGCCGCTGCTGCGGCAAACGCGGCGGCAGCCCGTTCGGCACCCTACGTGTGCAGTTGGGTGGTGGGCGATGCCTACTGCGGCAAGCGGTTCCAGACCTCCGACGAGCTCTTCTCCCACCTGCGCACCCACACGGGCAATCTCTCCGATccggcggctgctgcggcagcCCTAGCCCAATCGCAGGCTCAATCCCTGTTGGGAACCCTATTCCCGCCATCGGCTCTCCGGGCTGGCTATCCAACACCACCACTGAGTCCCATGtcggcggctgcggcggcggcgagGTATCATCCCTACGCCAAGCCACCACCAGGCGCCATGGCCGGAGGACCCTCACCCTTCGGCGCCGCTGGAGCATTCAATCCCGCCGCAGCGGCTGCGGCAGCTGCTCTGGGACCCTACTACTCGCCATACGCCATGTATGGCCAGCGGATGGGAGCAGCTCATCAGTGA